The Armatimonadota bacterium genome has a window encoding:
- a CDS encoding glycosyltransferase, with protein sequence MKVLFIAALSPYPAVSGGQRLTRDEIEVYARFATVDLLSYYEQTDETAVPLMKGHLANICRKMDFVPSATKFGKNKAQQLALYARSFLGAVPFRVQKFAIPTMQELISRYIAAEKYDIVHFEHLSSTAFIDTARQSGAQIIVTEQNVEWEIFARYEKNAKNPLLRALHRREAAKLRQFENAALNKADLIVALSDRDKQIFQDDGVKPPIYVFQRPTELSDQPITSFDQARPEVATLGALSSPAREHGTLWMHEHVWPLVRKQLPEAKWHIIGMDPPDSIRNLHNGDDIHVHGFIEDLNAKLIHCRVVAVPLLIGGGIRIKILDMLSLGMPCVSTTVGAQGLENDGIVISDDPQRFAEGIVQCLSSPERWNEMSSAGRRFILKNYSPEAVSQAYESFLNQTLGSSATTAPMSSDASDPDAETA encoded by the coding sequence ATGAAAGTCCTCTTCATTGCCGCTCTCAGTCCCTATCCGGCAGTCTCTGGCGGCCAGCGTCTTACTCGCGACGAGATCGAGGTCTATGCGCGCTTTGCTACAGTCGATCTGCTCTCCTATTACGAACAGACCGACGAGACGGCCGTACCATTGATGAAGGGGCATCTGGCTAACATCTGCCGCAAAATGGACTTTGTGCCCTCAGCTACCAAGTTTGGCAAGAACAAAGCGCAACAACTTGCGCTCTACGCTCGCTCCTTCTTGGGAGCCGTGCCGTTTCGCGTCCAAAAATTCGCTATACCAACCATGCAAGAACTCATTAGCCGATACATAGCTGCTGAAAAGTACGATATCGTCCATTTTGAGCATCTATCCTCCACTGCCTTTATCGATACCGCCCGACAGAGCGGCGCCCAAATCATCGTAACCGAGCAAAACGTCGAGTGGGAGATCTTCGCCCGATACGAAAAGAACGCCAAGAATCCGCTGCTCCGAGCGCTGCACCGCCGCGAAGCGGCAAAACTGCGCCAATTCGAGAACGCCGCGCTCAACAAGGCCGACCTGATCGTTGCGCTCTCTGACCGAGACAAACAGATCTTCCAAGATGACGGCGTCAAACCACCGATCTATGTCTTCCAGCGTCCGACCGAACTGAGCGACCAACCCATTACGTCGTTCGACCAGGCCCGGCCAGAAGTCGCCACCCTTGGCGCGCTCTCATCGCCCGCCCGCGAGCACGGTACGCTTTGGATGCACGAGCATGTTTGGCCGTTAGTGCGCAAGCAACTCCCAGAGGCAAAATGGCACATCATCGGTATGGACCCTCCCGATTCGATCAGAAACCTGCACAACGGCGACGACATTCATGTTCACGGATTTATAGAAGATTTGAATGCCAAACTCATACATTGTCGCGTCGTCGCCGTGCCGCTTCTCATTGGCGGCGGCATACGCATCAAGATTCTCGATATGCTGAGCCTAGGCATGCCTTGCGTTTCTACCACGGTCGGCGCCCAAGGCCTCGAAAACGATGGGATTGTCATTTCGGACGATCCGCAAAGATTCGCAGAAGGCATCGTCCAATGCCTCTCCTCGCCCGAAAGATGGAACGAAATGTCGAGCGCCGGACGCCGATTCATCCTAAAGAACTACTCGCCGGAAGCCGTCTCACAAGCCTACGAGTCGTTTCTCAACCAAACCTTAGGTAGCTCAGCAACAACCGCGCCCATGTCTTCAGACGCTTCGGATCCCGACGCAGAGACTGCCTAA
- a CDS encoding DUF512 domain-containing protein produces MGEATTRKYDGLRVGGTEPGSPAHRAGLLPGDRIVSVNGQTVRDLIDFRFQTAEQRSTLTVQRNDETLALQIRRQENEEIGLSFEFELADEIHTCNNKCVFCFIHQMPKGMRRSLYLMDDDYRLSFLHGHYVTLTNMSEEEFDRLIEQRLSPIYVSVHATDASMRAVMLGRAGADPILPRLRALAEGGVDAHCQIVLCPGMNDGAVLDRTLSDLAALHPESTGLACGALSVAIVPVGLTKFRQRLYPVTPVTPEYASAFLDELEPYWKQFRKQLGCRFAYPADEWFYYAARSIPGRAFYDDFPQLEDGVGTTRLFLDELASLKKRLPTSIDSPFHAALVTSTLAASPVRQLADALNQVKGIDLDVLVVPNRFFGGNVCIAGLITGQDIAAASNGLDAKRPLVIPSICLRDENLFLDDWDLAQLEKETGRRAMVSEPSPKGLWSTILKSEL; encoded by the coding sequence ATGGGCGAGGCGACAACGCGCAAGTATGACGGCCTGAGAGTTGGCGGCACAGAGCCCGGCAGCCCCGCGCATCGCGCCGGACTATTGCCAGGAGACCGGATAGTCAGTGTTAACGGCCAGACTGTGCGCGATCTGATCGACTTTCGTTTCCAGACCGCCGAGCAACGTTCGACACTGACCGTCCAGCGCAACGACGAAACGCTGGCCCTTCAGATCCGTCGCCAAGAGAACGAAGAGATCGGCCTCTCGTTCGAGTTCGAGCTGGCGGACGAGATTCACACGTGCAACAACAAGTGCGTTTTTTGCTTCATCCACCAGATGCCCAAGGGCATGCGCCGTTCGCTCTATTTGATGGACGACGATTATCGTCTCAGCTTTCTGCACGGCCACTATGTTACGCTGACCAACATGAGCGAGGAGGAGTTCGATCGTTTGATCGAGCAACGCCTCTCGCCCATCTATGTCTCTGTCCATGCGACCGATGCTTCGATGCGGGCGGTGATGCTAGGGCGGGCGGGCGCGGACCCGATATTGCCGAGATTGCGCGCGCTGGCGGAAGGCGGCGTGGACGCGCATTGTCAGATCGTGCTTTGCCCCGGAATGAACGACGGGGCCGTGCTCGACCGAACTTTGAGCGACTTGGCCGCTCTGCATCCCGAATCGACCGGCTTGGCTTGTGGCGCGCTGTCGGTCGCCATTGTGCCCGTGGGACTGACAAAGTTTCGCCAGCGCCTGTATCCGGTTACGCCGGTTACCCCCGAGTATGCCTCGGCGTTTCTGGACGAGTTGGAGCCCTATTGGAAACAGTTTCGAAAGCAGTTGGGCTGTCGCTTCGCCTATCCTGCGGACGAGTGGTTCTATTACGCCGCTCGTTCGATCCCTGGTCGCGCTTTTTATGACGATTTTCCCCAATTGGAGGATGGCGTCGGCACGACGCGCCTGTTTTTGGACGAACTGGCTTCGCTCAAGAAACGCCTTCCGACTTCTATCGATTCCCCGTTTCATGCCGCTCTTGTTACCTCCACGCTCGCCGCGTCGCCCGTCCGCCAATTGGCCGACGCGCTCAACCAAGTCAAGGGCATCGATTTGGACGTGCTGGTCGTGCCCAATCGTTTTTTTGGGGGCAACGTCTGCATCGCCGGATTGATAACCGGTCAAGACATTGCCGCCGCTTCCAATGGGTTGGACGCGAAGAGGCCGCTCGTCATCCCATCGATCTGCCTGCGGGACGAGAATCTTTTTTTGGACGACTGGGATCTAGCGCAATTGGAGAAGGAGACGGGCAGAAGGGCGATGGTTTCAGAGCCTAGCCCTAAGGGCTTATGGTCGACAATCCTGAAAAGCGAGTTATAA
- a CDS encoding glycosyltransferase — translation MDERIRIWFVSTALPGKGGAERVIYRLITEMDPQRFECVQVLLYERGDIGRQLAELGVPTFSNLAQSRKSLKLPFKLRRLAKQSPPDVLFTTDNNISSFWCSAMRRLGMAKGYVLGFHMSPASLGRAARLSLGLAAKTADKIVALAPAHQKHWERLIGASPDRFVTIPNGIDIERFHPPANKAELRKQHGLPDDRPMVGVIAYLKPYKNIPLFIEVAHRVIKNGTPCHFAIVGDGPEQEMLQSDVRSRGIEEHFVFPGAVDDPAVWHQMCDVEMLTSIHTEAFPLTFLEANACGTPGIGTDIGGVRDLVVDGETGYVVPSQDAEALTERLLELLNNPNKRAAMGAKARERAVENYSSGVMVKRYEELFASVAQSSK, via the coding sequence ATGGACGAGAGAATACGAATCTGGTTTGTCTCCACGGCCCTTCCCGGAAAAGGCGGCGCAGAACGAGTCATCTACCGCCTCATCACGGAGATGGACCCTCAACGCTTCGAATGCGTGCAGGTTCTGCTCTACGAAAGAGGCGACATCGGGCGGCAGTTGGCCGAACTGGGCGTACCGACTTTTAGCAACCTCGCCCAATCGCGCAAGAGCCTGAAACTCCCGTTTAAGCTGCGAAGATTGGCCAAACAGAGCCCTCCCGATGTGCTCTTCACCACCGATAACAACATCTCGTCGTTCTGGTGCAGCGCCATGCGCCGATTGGGAATGGCGAAGGGATATGTGCTCGGATTTCATATGAGCCCTGCATCTCTGGGACGCGCGGCGCGTCTCAGCTTGGGTCTGGCGGCCAAGACAGCGGACAAGATCGTCGCCCTGGCCCCCGCGCACCAAAAGCATTGGGAGCGGCTGATCGGCGCATCGCCCGACCGATTCGTAACCATACCCAACGGCATCGATATCGAGCGGTTTCATCCCCCGGCAAACAAGGCCGAACTGCGCAAACAGCACGGATTGCCGGACGATCGACCCATGGTCGGCGTCATCGCCTATCTAAAGCCGTACAAAAACATCCCGCTCTTCATCGAGGTCGCTCATCGGGTCATCAAGAACGGCACGCCCTGTCATTTTGCGATCGTCGGCGACGGCCCAGAGCAAGAAATGTTGCAGAGCGACGTAAGAAGCCGAGGAATCGAAGAACATTTCGTCTTTCCCGGCGCGGTCGACGACCCAGCCGTTTGGCATCAAATGTGCGATGTCGAGATGCTGACCTCGATCCACACCGAGGCCTTTCCGCTAACCTTCTTAGAAGCCAACGCATGCGGCACGCCCGGTATCGGAACCGACATCGGCGGCGTGCGCGATCTGGTGGTAGACGGCGAAACAGGCTATGTCGTGCCCAGCCAAGACGCAGAAGCTTTGACCGAACGCCTCCTAGAATTGCTCAACAATCCTAACAAGCGCGCTGCAATGGGCGCAAAAGCCAGAGAACGGGCAGTCGAAAACTACAGTTCCGGCGTTATGGTCAAACGATACGAGGAGCTCTTCGCCAGCGTCGCTCAATCGTCCAAATAA
- a CDS encoding glycosyltransferase has product MARISVLIPSYNHARFIDEALRSVEAQTFSDLEIVVLDDGSTDETPKVLEAWQDRAQIEFQENAGTYPTLNRLIDRASGELIAILNSDDLWAPRKLEMQIAMMDAMPSVGLVHTDGRFIDGEGRIVEGRPLGFDWPRFKSGNIVTELVRSNRIIASSVLVRRECFESCGRFDERFFGSGDWDMWLRIAMKYDIGFVDEPLTFYRVHGENASRSFRRVYEDDRLLRREKVHVWERDLLDRAPDRRAMESALAFSYACLGEVEQKLGDFRAARAALRQSLRRDPKRLKTWARLLLSYLRFG; this is encoded by the coding sequence ATGGCTCGAATTAGCGTCCTGATCCCCAGTTACAATCATGCGCGATTTATCGACGAAGCGCTTCGGTCGGTCGAGGCGCAGACTTTTTCAGACCTTGAGATCGTCGTGTTGGATGACGGGAGCACGGATGAAACGCCTAAAGTATTGGAGGCATGGCAAGACAGGGCGCAGATCGAGTTTCAGGAGAACGCGGGCACGTATCCGACCCTGAATCGGCTGATCGACCGAGCAAGCGGGGAGCTGATCGCGATCTTGAACTCGGACGATCTGTGGGCGCCAAGGAAACTGGAGATGCAGATTGCCATGATGGACGCGATGCCGAGCGTGGGCTTGGTGCATACGGACGGGCGTTTTATCGATGGGGAAGGGCGGATCGTGGAGGGACGCCCTTTGGGCTTTGATTGGCCCAGGTTCAAGTCTGGGAACATTGTTACAGAGTTGGTGAGGAGCAACCGGATCATCGCTTCTTCGGTTTTGGTTAGGCGCGAGTGTTTTGAATCGTGCGGACGGTTTGACGAAAGATTTTTCGGTTCGGGCGATTGGGATATGTGGCTGAGGATCGCGATGAAGTACGACATCGGCTTTGTAGACGAGCCTTTGACGTTCTATCGGGTGCATGGCGAGAACGCGTCACGCTCGTTTCGGCGAGTTTACGAGGATGACCGGTTGTTGCGTCGTGAGAAGGTCCATGTTTGGGAAAGGGATCTGCTGGATCGGGCGCCAGACAGGAGGGCAATGGAAAGCGCGTTGGCGTTCAGTTATGCGTGCTTGGGGGAGGTTGAACAGAAGTTGGGCGACTTTCGGGCGGCTCGGGCTGCGCTTAGGCAGTCTCTGCGTCGGGATCCGAAGCGTCTGAAGACATGGGCGCGGTTGTTGCTGAGCTACCTAAGGTTTGGTTGA
- the serC gene encoding 3-phosphoserine/phosphohydroxythreonine transaminase, which produces MSERVWNFSAGPGTLPLSVLKQAQEELLCLPGAGASVLEISHRSKAFDAVLEETQANLRGLLEIPDGYRILFLQGGASMQFSMIPMNFLQGGIADYIVTGSWGQKAVPEARREGLVNVAWDGKATNYDCVPNNSDLSLTPGARYLHFTSNETIQGVEFNFEPETTAPLVCDMSSNFLSRPVDVSKYALIYAGAQKNAGPAGATIVIIRDDLLKSVKENLHTMLDYRVQAENNSVYNTPPVFTIYMIMLVTRWLTTEIGGLQRMAEINQAKAQILYDAIGKSDGFYRGHAQLDCRSRMNVTWRLPSEELEAEFISAAKQEGLVELKGHRSVGGIRASIYNAMPMEGAVALRDFMEAFRNR; this is translated from the coding sequence ATGAGCGAGCGAGTTTGGAACTTTTCTGCCGGGCCAGGCACATTGCCGTTGAGCGTGCTTAAGCAGGCTCAAGAGGAACTTTTGTGCCTGCCGGGCGCGGGCGCATCGGTGTTGGAGATCAGCCACCGTTCCAAGGCTTTTGACGCTGTTCTTGAAGAAACTCAGGCCAATCTTCGAGGCTTGTTGGAGATACCGGACGGCTATCGCATCCTGTTCTTACAGGGCGGCGCATCGATGCAGTTCTCGATGATCCCCATGAACTTTTTGCAGGGCGGGATCGCCGACTACATTGTAACCGGTTCGTGGGGGCAGAAGGCCGTGCCGGAGGCCAGGCGCGAGGGCCTTGTGAACGTCGCATGGGACGGCAAGGCGACCAACTACGACTGCGTGCCCAACAACAGCGATTTGAGCCTGACTCCCGGCGCGCGGTATCTACACTTTACGTCGAACGAGACGATACAAGGCGTTGAGTTCAACTTTGAGCCCGAGACGACCGCGCCTCTTGTCTGCGACATGTCTTCCAACTTCTTGTCTCGGCCGGTCGATGTTTCCAAATACGCTTTGATCTATGCCGGGGCGCAGAAGAACGCCGGGCCCGCAGGCGCAACGATCGTTATTATTCGCGACGATCTGCTAAAGTCTGTCAAGGAAAACTTGCACACAATGTTGGACTATCGCGTTCAGGCCGAGAACAACTCGGTTTACAATACGCCGCCCGTCTTTACGATCTACATGATCATGCTGGTTACCCGCTGGCTGACGACAGAGATTGGCGGGCTGCAACGCATGGCCGAAATCAATCAGGCCAAGGCGCAGATTTTGTACGATGCGATCGGCAAGAGCGACGGATTCTATCGAGGTCACGCTCAGTTGGATTGTCGATCGCGCATGAACGTTACTTGGCGTTTGCCGAGCGAGGAGTTGGAGGCCGAGTTCATCTCAGCGGCGAAGCAGGAAGGTCTGGTGGAATTGAAGGGGCATCGGTCGGTCGGGGGCATTCGGGCTTCGATCTATAACGCGATGCCGATGGAAGGGGCGGTGGCTCTAAGGGACTTTATGGAGGCGTTTCGCAACCGTTAG
- a CDS encoding zinc ribbon domain-containing protein, which produces MPIYEYRCGGCGRRFARLVGVLAADDPEECPSCGSADVKRLISRFVRGRTEDQRIDELSDRLESMENPDDPRQVEAFMREAASAMDEDPNEIEPYLDD; this is translated from the coding sequence ATGCCCATTTATGAGTATCGGTGCGGCGGATGCGGGCGGCGGTTCGCCCGGCTGGTCGGCGTTTTGGCAGCGGACGACCCTGAGGAGTGCCCAAGTTGTGGTTCCGCCGATGTCAAAAGGCTGATTTCGCGCTTTGTCCGCGGTCGCACCGAGGATCAACGAATCGACGAGCTCTCCGACCGGTTGGAATCGATGGAGAATCCCGACGATCCGCGCCAAGTGGAAGCGTTTATGCGCGAGGCGGCTTCGGCGATGGACGAAGACCCCAACGAGATCGAGCCTTATTTGGACGATTGA
- a CDS encoding c-type cytochrome: protein MNPSERNLFRATVAATIGTLALAFISAQPKIDNSPKIASEDRDPALLYSASCSTCHGARGGGGYFSWAIPYRWAPEIAHGYSTPQPLLEQRYRFAVRNGPYRHGDGFTNAMPAFGREVISDSELEALVRWLIYAPPIGGAVPSEGVPPPQRPNGREIVVSILDEAPWFMDDGTDVRDPFNDPRRVVLSPGDYIKVVNRGKTWHTVTSANGFTDTGFIGYSANIPWEEVGYYYLTIPDLVPGAQKYYCKLHPYMQLEIVTPEADPMPLTRASKVPLGLPPRGGMGEVWVGLQTYDNGAGPNGAIQIINAADWSSTLIPGVGNNPHNGWGGTAVDWYGNRRRVSVWANWHDITASVIDIDTKEHLGDFPVGAASAHVMTAPGVVDPITGADRWFITLMGSNKVQEALPLMDLVSGMPNLPPISQASGLLGQPAFSPHGIWFLDNGRYFITANTLANTASLYSTDKAWSDEQGRAGVGMELAQASTGGRTPLAASVFNSGKRGDRRYTVYTNNAGTDDISVYRVDTTPGFESIVRVNVPPPLGNAAGNIALSDPMMEPMRWAHMPIQCAVSPPDASAHGRYMVVCNKASFNVTIIALGDNGMPEAIYTFPCGLGSHGVSFGRSNPVTGGKGYYAYVTNTFENYISVYDLELLERLRKLERRGMAPAEFLPGGAQERAMVRGHAAMMLTGEMEAEVPITLFSPDARGLVHVGDIPLAVAPGDARTSYLKEHVMIDVPGFHHTVLDLDLKTQSGAMGVFCWPLPSPWR, encoded by the coding sequence ATGAACCCTAGCGAACGAAACCTGTTCCGGGCGACTGTGGCGGCCACCATCGGCACCCTCGCCCTTGCCTTCATATCGGCGCAACCCAAGATCGACAACTCGCCCAAGATAGCCTCCGAAGACCGCGACCCGGCCCTCCTATACTCCGCCTCGTGCTCAACGTGCCACGGCGCGCGGGGCGGCGGAGGCTATTTCAGTTGGGCGATTCCGTATAGATGGGCGCCCGAGATCGCTCACGGTTACTCGACGCCCCAACCCTTGCTGGAACAGCGGTACCGCTTTGCCGTTCGAAACGGCCCATACCGCCACGGAGACGGTTTCACCAACGCAATGCCGGCTTTCGGCAGAGAGGTCATCTCGGATTCGGAGTTGGAAGCCCTCGTCCGTTGGCTCATCTACGCGCCGCCGATCGGCGGAGCGGTTCCCAGCGAGGGTGTACCGCCGCCCCAGCGCCCCAACGGTCGCGAGATCGTGGTGAGCATTCTGGACGAAGCGCCTTGGTTTATGGACGACGGCACGGACGTCCGCGACCCGTTTAACGATCCTCGGCGCGTCGTGCTCTCGCCCGGCGACTATATCAAGGTCGTCAATCGAGGCAAAACCTGGCATACGGTAACCAGCGCGAACGGTTTTACCGATACCGGCTTTATCGGCTATTCGGCCAACATCCCTTGGGAGGAGGTGGGCTATTACTACCTGACGATCCCCGACCTTGTGCCGGGCGCCCAGAAATATTATTGCAAGCTTCATCCTTACATGCAGTTGGAGATAGTAACCCCAGAGGCCGACCCAATGCCCTTAACGCGGGCGAGTAAAGTTCCCCTCGGATTGCCTCCTCGAGGCGGAATGGGTGAAGTTTGGGTCGGCCTACAAACCTACGACAACGGCGCCGGGCCCAACGGCGCGATCCAGATCATTAACGCCGCCGATTGGAGTTCGACTTTGATCCCGGGCGTAGGGAACAACCCGCACAATGGCTGGGGCGGCACGGCGGTCGATTGGTACGGCAACCGGCGACGAGTGTCCGTTTGGGCCAATTGGCACGACATTACGGCATCGGTCATCGACATTGACACCAAGGAACATTTGGGCGACTTTCCGGTCGGCGCCGCCAGCGCGCACGTGATGACCGCGCCCGGCGTCGTCGATCCCATAACGGGCGCGGATCGATGGTTTATCACCCTGATGGGCAGCAACAAGGTGCAGGAGGCGCTGCCGTTGATGGATCTGGTGTCCGGGATGCCGAACCTGCCGCCGATCTCTCAGGCCAGCGGCCTTCTGGGACAGCCCGCCTTCTCGCCCCACGGTATCTGGTTCTTGGACAACGGGCGATACTTTATCACGGCCAACACGCTGGCCAACACAGCATCGCTCTATTCCACCGATAAGGCTTGGTCGGACGAACAGGGCCGAGCGGGCGTCGGCATGGAGCTGGCGCAGGCGTCCACCGGCGGTCGGACGCCTCTGGCCGCTTCGGTCTTTAACAGCGGCAAGCGCGGCGACCGGCGGTACACGGTCTATACCAACAACGCGGGCACGGACGACATCAGCGTCTATCGGGTCGACACAACGCCCGGCTTCGAGAGCATCGTTCGGGTCAACGTGCCGCCGCCGCTGGGCAACGCGGCGGGCAACATCGCGCTGAGCGACCCCATGATGGAACCGATGCGCTGGGCGCACATGCCGATCCAATGCGCCGTCAGCCCGCCGGACGCCAGCGCGCACGGACGCTACATGGTGGTCTGTAACAAGGCGAGCTTCAACGTTACGATCATCGCGCTGGGCGACAATGGGATGCCCGAGGCGATCTATACGTTTCCGTGCGGGCTGGGCTCGCACGGCGTGTCGTTCGGTCGCAGCAACCCGGTTACGGGCGGAAAGGGCTACTACGCCTATGTTACCAACACCTTTGAGAACTATATCAGCGTCTATGATTTGGAGCTGCTGGAGCGTCTGCGCAAGTTGGAAAGGCGCGGCATGGCGCCGGCGGAGTTTTTGCCGGGCGGGGCGCAAGAGCGGGCGATGGTTCGCGGCCATGCGGCCATGATGCTGACCGGCGAGATGGAGGCCGAAGTTCCCATTACGCTGTTCAGTCCCGACGCGCGGGGTTTGGTGCATGTAGGCGACATTCCGTTGGCCGTGGCGCCGGGAGACGCGCGCACAAGCTATCTCAAAGAGCACGTCATGATCGACGTTCCGGGCTTTCATCACACCGTGCTAGATTTGGACTTGAAGACTCAGAGCGGCGCGATGGGCGTGTTCTGCTGGCCGTTGCCTTCGCCTTGGCGGTAG